The Hemibagrus wyckioides isolate EC202008001 linkage group LG12, SWU_Hwy_1.0, whole genome shotgun sequence genome includes a window with the following:
- the tmem238a gene encoding transmembrane protein 238a — MACTGLAHCKVALAFAVIFDLVGVLVLLAGVFVPLEVKGRDFGDLLVYTGVLLVLMSLGGWVMWYSGNIEGLAVSKEMGHIGNAVDRIARTLSRKMRTHRAHQGP, encoded by the coding sequence ATGGCCTGCACCGGCCTGGCGCACTGCAAGGTGGCGCTGGCATTTGCGGTCATTTTTGACCTGGTGGGAGTGCTGGTGCTGCTGGCGGGAGTATTCGTTCCTCTGGAGGTGAAAGGCAGAGACTTCGGTGATTTGTTGGTGTACACAGGAGTTCTCCTGGTGCTGATGTCCCTAGGCGGCTGGGTGATGTGGTACAGCGGCAACATCGAAGGCCTGGCTGTGAGCAAGGAGATGGGCCACATCGGCAATGCAGTGGACCGCATCGCGCGCACCCTCAGCCGGAAAATGCGCACACATCGTGCCCATCAGGGGCCGTGA